In a single window of the Elaeis guineensis isolate ETL-2024a chromosome 8, EG11, whole genome shotgun sequence genome:
- the LOC105033750 gene encoding LOW QUALITY PROTEIN: zinc finger BED domain-containing protein RICESLEEPER 2-like (The sequence of the model RefSeq protein was modified relative to this genomic sequence to represent the inferred CDS: substituted 2 bases at 2 genomic stop codons): MQIVVLMSESKMGENETVEHIRNEGNKNEDNYEIDCDKNSKKRSWVWTHFIEEKKSDGSIAICKYCKKALSDSMKGGTSHLKRHLENVCKKYQKNPVNQMLIVASSKDSVKSFKFNQEESRKLLAKFIICAELPFRVIEHPVFSDFMRSVQPLFNIIGRKTVRNDCIALYQAERKKIFDTFKKLSSRVSFTTDIWTSNQKIGYISLTAHYIDSDFILHKKIISFKKLPYPHTSFAIEDAIGKCLLEWELDSKICAITLDNCSTNDAVIRRIQDHFSYGMLFNGEYSHIRCCAHILNIMVQDGMKIIHEAIECIREIIRYVSASPSRMQGFNEIAQHMRLPIKKGLNLDVATRWNSTYEMLTDAITYKDIFIRYATEHSCICPSNDEXKXADVILKFLEGFLDATKVFSGYKYPTSNFYIKEVWRIWALLMNENVDTNDNYDILKQLTNEMQKKFNKYWSQCNILLVIASILDPRSKLIFIEFCYQMAFDAEESKKKIDDIRACLYKFYNEYADATRVQVQPSIGSSELAAGFDGQKDINSVSTFNLSKIKFGMDFVQFRNQSSSKRPKRSELNSYLDDDVLFDLRDKQFDILTWWKSNAVIYPILSRMARDILAISVSTISSESAFSTGGRVVDQCRSSLSPSTVEALVCTQDWLREEYDEVTSSLIADDGTPEQAKQ; this comes from the exons atgcaGATTGTTGTACTGATGTCTGAATCTAAAATGGGTGAAAATGAGACTGTGGAACATATAAGGAACGAAGGTAACAAAAATGAAGATAATTATGAAATTGATTGTGACAAAAATTCTAAGAAAAGATCTTGGGTATGGACTCATTTTATCGAGGAAAAAAAATCTGATGGATCAATAGCTATATGCAAATATTGTAAAAAGGCATTAAGTGATAGTATGAAAGGAGGAACAAGTCATCTTAAACGGCATCTTGAAAATGTTTGCAAGAAATATCAAAAGAATCCAGTTAATCAAATGTTGATAGTAGCAAGTTCAAAAGATTCGGTGAAGTCTTTTAAATTCAATCAAGAAGAGAGCAGAAAATTGCTTGCAAAATTTATCATATGTGCCGAGCTTCCATTTCGTGTTATTGAGCATCCtgttttttcagattttatgagaTCTGTTCAGCCGTTATTTAATATTATTGGGCGTAAGACAGTAAGAAATGACTGTATAGCTTTATACCAAgcagaaaggaaaaaaatatttgatacatTTAAGAAATTAAGTTCTCGGGTTAGTTTCACTACTGATATTTGgacatcaaatcaaaaaattggtTATATTTCTCTCACGGCACATTATATTGATTCTGACTTTATTCTGCATAAGAAGATAATTAGTTTTAAGAAACTACCATACCCTCATACAAGTTTTGCAATTGAAGATGCTATTGGAAAGTGTCTTCTTGAATGGGAACTAGATTCTAAAATATGTGCTATTACTTTAGATAATTGCTCTACAAATGATGCTGTAATTAGAAGGattcaagatcatttttcttacGGAATGTTATTTAATGGGGAGTATAGTCATATTAGATGCTGTGCACATATATTAAACATTATGGTTCAGGATGggatgaaaataattcatgaagctATTGAATGCATAAGAGAGATTATTAGATATGTATCTGCATCTCCATCTCGAATGCAAGGATTTAATGAAATTGCACAACATATGAGACTTCCTATTAAAAAAGGGCTTAATTTGGATGTTGCTACAAGATGGAATTCCACTTATGAAATGTTGACTGATGCAATtacttataaagatatttttattagataTGCAACTGAGCATTCATGCATATGCCCTAGCAATGATGAATGAAAATAAGCTGatgtaattcttaaatttttagaagGCTTTCTAGATGCCACTAAAGTATTTTCTGGTTACAAGTATCCCACATCTAATTTCTACATAAAAGAAGTTTGGAGAATTTGGGCTTTATTGATGAATGAGAATGTTGATACCAATGATAATTATGATATACTAAAGCAGTTAACAAATGAGATGCAAAAGAAGTTCAACAAATATTGGTCTCAGTGCAATATTTTATTGGTCATTGCTTCTATTTTGGATCCGAGGTCAAAGTTGATATTTATAGAGTTTTGTTATCAAATGGCATTTGATGCAGAAGAGAGCAAGAAGAAGATTGATGATATTCGTGCTtgtctttataaattttataatgagtATGCAGATGCAACAAGAGTGCAGGTGCAGCCTTCTATAGGTTCAAGTGAGCTAGCAGCTGGTTTTGATGGACAAAAGGATATAAATTCAGTTTCTACTTTTAATTTGAGTAAAATAAAATTTGGCATGGATTTTGTTCAGTTTAGAAATCAAAGTTCTTCGAAAAGGCCAAAAAGATCAGAGCTAAATAGTTATTTGGATGATGATGTACTTTTTGATTtgagggacaaacagtttgataTCTTGACATGGTGGAAGAGCAATGCAGTAATCTATCCTATATTATCGAGAATGGCAAGAGACATTCTCGCTATTTCAGTCTCTACTATTTCATCAGAATCGGCATTCAGCACTGGCGGTAGAGTTGTAGATCAGTGTCGGAGTTCATTGAGCCCATCTACTGTTGAGGCCTTAGTTTGTACTCAAGATTGGCTTCGTGAAGAATATGATGAag TTACAAGTAGCTTAATTGCGGATGATGGCACCCCAGAGCAAGCCAAGCAGTAA